A genomic segment from Bradyrhizobium sp. CB1015 encodes:
- a CDS encoding HNH endonuclease → MGFGVFIHRSDSIYDDSPAERYQFPSQYLRRVQACVGDWIIYYEPSKVAETRGYFAIARVQQVVPDPTASGMFLALIEPGSYLDFANPVAFNGPTGPVESGVLNEQGRISGRAQSAVRPISADDFNRIFELGFAEGVPLLPRVDADVRLSQLDEREQVPFMLEQQRDRVSLTVSRVLRDRVFRRIVLRAYDERCAITGLKLINGMGRAEVAAAHIRPVEANGPDIVSNGIALSGTAHWMFDRGLISLSDELEILISRQTNDLEGVRSVINKSGRALEPRRPSDRPHPHFLQWHRENCFKQ, encoded by the coding sequence ATGGGATTTGGGGTATTCATCCATCGATCGGACTCGATCTACGATGACAGCCCCGCTGAACGATATCAGTTTCCAAGCCAGTACTTGCGTCGCGTTCAAGCCTGCGTCGGTGATTGGATCATCTACTATGAACCGAGCAAGGTAGCAGAAACGCGAGGTTACTTCGCGATTGCTCGGGTGCAACAAGTTGTTCCTGACCCAACCGCCTCGGGCATGTTTCTCGCTCTGATCGAGCCCGGAAGCTATCTGGACTTTGCCAATCCGGTCGCTTTCAACGGACCGACGGGTCCTGTGGAGAGCGGCGTCCTGAATGAGCAGGGACGGATTTCGGGGCGTGCTCAGTCGGCAGTCCGTCCAATTTCGGCCGACGATTTCAATAGAATATTCGAGCTCGGCTTCGCGGAAGGTGTGCCGCTGCTGCCTCGAGTCGATGCAGATGTTCGATTGTCTCAACTCGACGAAAGAGAGCAGGTGCCGTTTATGCTTGAACAGCAGCGTGATCGCGTGAGTTTGACGGTCTCGAGGGTATTGCGTGACCGGGTTTTTCGTCGGATCGTTTTGCGAGCCTACGACGAGCGCTGCGCCATCACCGGGCTGAAGCTCATCAATGGAATGGGGCGGGCAGAGGTAGCGGCGGCGCACATTCGGCCCGTGGAGGCGAACGGGCCGGACATCGTGAGCAATGGGATCGCTCTGTCGGGAACTGCGCATTGGATGTTCGATCGTGGTTTGATCAGCCTGTCCGATGAATTGGAAATACTGATCTCGCGGCAGACAAACGATCTGGAAGGAGTTCGATCGGTCATCAACAAGTCCGGTCGTGCGCTCGAGCCAAGGAGGCCATCGGATCGGCCTCATCCGCATTTTCTGCAGTGGCACCGCGAAAATTGTTTCAAGCAATAG
- a CDS encoding cold-shock protein has protein sequence MAMGTVKWFNTQKGYGFIQPDDGQKDVFVHISAVERAGLSTLNEGQKVSFDIVADRRSGKSSADNLRVG, from the coding sequence ATGGCTATGGGCACCGTGAAGTGGTTCAACACCCAAAAGGGTTATGGTTTCATCCAGCCGGACGACGGCCAGAAGGACGTGTTCGTGCACATCAGCGCCGTCGAGCGCGCCGGCCTCTCGACCCTCAACGAGGGCCAGAAGGTCTCGTTCGACATCGTCGCCGATCGCCGCAGCGGCAAGTCCTCGGCTGACAATCTCCGCGTCGGCTAA
- a CDS encoding MAPEG family protein has translation MSVQMVLLPVFVQVALTFALLIGMVLARRKALVAGETKIRDIALGEPNWPKGATQIANCYRNQFELPVLFYVLIALALPLRRADLFIVLMSWVFVVTRFAHAGVFVSSNDLGRRSMVWLAGVLVLLAMWIYFALKLLLLI, from the coding sequence ATGTCCGTTCAAATGGTCTTGCTGCCGGTCTTCGTGCAGGTCGCTCTCACCTTCGCGCTCCTGATCGGCATGGTCCTGGCGCGCCGCAAGGCCCTGGTCGCCGGCGAGACCAAGATCCGCGACATTGCGCTGGGCGAGCCGAACTGGCCGAAAGGCGCCACACAAATCGCCAATTGCTACCGCAACCAGTTCGAGCTGCCGGTGCTGTTCTATGTCCTGATCGCGCTGGCATTGCCCTTGCGCCGGGCCGACCTCTTCATCGTGCTGATGTCCTGGGTGTTCGTGGTGACGCGCTTTGCCCATGCCGGCGTGTTCGTCTCCTCCAACGATCTCGGCCGCCGCTCCATGGTCTGGCTCGCCGGCGTGCTGGTGCTGCTCGCGATGTGGATCTACTTCGCGCTGAAGCTGCTGTTGCTGATCTGA
- the guaA gene encoding glutamine-hydrolyzing GMP synthase, whose translation MTAAQNDRSASTPSVASAHDKILIVDFGSQVTQLIARRVREDGVYCEIVPFNKAEAAFEEMKPKAVILSGGPESVHEAGSPRAPQLIFDSGVPVMGICYGQMTMAAQLGGEVEGGHHREFGRADVEVKAESQLFADVWSSGSKNQVWMSHGDRITRMPPGFSVAGTSPNAPFAIIQDETRKYYGLMFHPEVVHTPDGAKLIRNFVRKIAGLSGDWTMRAFREEEIAKIRAQVGKGRVICGLSGGVDSAVAAVLIHEAIGDQLTCVFVDHGLMRLNEAEQVVDLFRHHYNIPLVHVDASKQFLGELEGVTDPEAKRKTIGRLFIEVFEAEAKKIGGADFLAQGTLYPDVIESVSFTGGPSVTIKSHHNVGGLPERMNMKLVEPLRELFKDEVRKLGRELGLPEIFVGRHPFPGPGLAIRCPGEITKDKLDILRKADAVYIDQIRKHGLYDEIWQAFAVLLPVKTVGVMGDGRTYDYVVGLRAVTSTDGMTADFYQFDMKFLGETATRIINEVKGVNRVVYDVTSKPPGTIEWE comes from the coding sequence ATGACAGCAGCACAGAACGACCGCTCCGCGTCGACGCCCTCGGTGGCCTCGGCGCACGACAAGATTCTCATCGTCGACTTCGGTAGCCAGGTGACGCAGCTGATCGCGCGCCGCGTCCGCGAGGACGGCGTCTATTGCGAGATCGTCCCGTTCAACAAGGCCGAAGCTGCCTTCGAGGAGATGAAGCCGAAGGCGGTGATCCTGTCCGGCGGTCCGGAATCGGTGCACGAGGCCGGCTCGCCCCGTGCCCCGCAACTGATCTTCGATTCGGGCGTGCCTGTGATGGGCATCTGCTACGGCCAGATGACCATGGCGGCCCAGCTGGGCGGCGAGGTCGAGGGCGGCCATCACCGCGAGTTCGGGCGCGCTGATGTCGAGGTCAAGGCCGAGAGCCAGCTGTTCGCGGACGTCTGGTCGTCAGGCAGCAAGAACCAGGTCTGGATGAGCCACGGCGATCGCATCACCAGGATGCCGCCGGGCTTCTCCGTCGCCGGCACCTCGCCGAACGCGCCGTTCGCGATCATCCAGGACGAGACGCGCAAATATTACGGCCTGATGTTCCACCCCGAAGTGGTGCACACGCCCGACGGCGCGAAACTCATCCGCAACTTCGTGCGCAAGATCGCCGGCCTGTCCGGCGACTGGACCATGCGCGCCTTCCGCGAGGAGGAGATCGCCAAGATCCGCGCGCAGGTCGGCAAGGGCAGGGTGATCTGCGGCCTCTCCGGCGGCGTCGATTCGGCCGTGGCGGCCGTGCTGATCCACGAGGCCATCGGCGACCAGCTGACGTGCGTGTTCGTCGACCACGGCTTGATGCGCCTCAACGAGGCCGAGCAGGTCGTCGACCTCTTCCGCCACCACTACAACATCCCGCTCGTGCACGTGGATGCCTCCAAGCAATTCCTCGGCGAGCTGGAGGGCGTGACCGACCCCGAAGCCAAGCGCAAGACCATCGGCCGCCTCTTCATCGAGGTGTTCGAGGCTGAGGCCAAGAAGATCGGCGGCGCCGACTTCCTGGCGCAGGGCACGCTCTACCCCGACGTGATCGAGAGCGTCTCCTTCACCGGCGGCCCCTCGGTGACGATCAAGTCGCACCACAATGTCGGCGGACTCCCTGAGCGCATGAACATGAAGCTCGTCGAGCCCCTGCGCGAGTTGTTCAAGGACGAGGTTCGCAAGCTCGGCCGCGAGCTAGGCCTCCCCGAAATCTTCGTCGGCCGCCACCCGTTCCCGGGCCCCGGCCTCGCCATCCGCTGCCCCGGCGAGATCACCAAGGACAAGCTCGACATCCTGCGCAAGGCGGACGCGGTCTACATCGACCAGATCAGGAAGCACGGCCTCTACGACGAGATCTGGCAGGCGTTTGCGGTGCTGCTCCCGGTGAAGACCGTCGGCGTCATGGGCGACGGCCGCACCTACGACTACGTGGTTGGCCTGCGCGCCGTCACCTCGACCGACGGCATGACCGCGGACTTCTACCAGTTTGACATGAAGTTCCTGGGCGAGACGGCGACGCGCATCATCAATGAGGTGAAGGGCGTGAACCGGGTGGTGTATGACGTGACGAGCAAGCCGCCGGGGACGATCGAGTGGGAGTAG
- a CDS encoding metallophosphoesterase: MSEFRLTQISDTHLGRRFPGLIANFHRISEHIDAGRPDLVVNTGDVSFDGPTSRDDVEFAKGLHDALPVTCRYLPGNHDIGDNPTAIGPAPKPSVDETHRRQFCDIIGEDHWSFEAAGWRFIGLNSLVMNSGLAFEAEQFDWLSQEISRVNGRPVALFLHKPLFLNLPEDAETPETSIRYVPQPVRARLIEMFGNVDLRLVASGHVHQRRDFTFRHTRHVWAPSAGFVINDQRQDRIAIKEVGLVEYRFQPDSLEVRHVRAAGQIDVDIEELLIQMGGGH, translated from the coding sequence ATGTCCGAATTTCGTCTCACGCAGATTTCCGACACCCATCTCGGCCGGCGCTTTCCCGGCCTGATCGCCAACTTCCACCGCATCAGCGAGCACATCGACGCCGGCAGGCCGGATCTCGTGGTCAACACCGGCGACGTGTCGTTCGACGGGCCGACCAGCCGCGACGACGTCGAATTCGCCAAAGGCCTGCACGACGCCCTGCCCGTCACCTGCCGCTATCTCCCCGGCAATCACGACATCGGCGACAATCCGACCGCGATCGGGCCTGCGCCGAAGCCGTCGGTCGACGAGACGCACCGCCGGCAGTTCTGCGACATCATCGGCGAAGATCATTGGTCATTCGAGGCCGCGGGCTGGCGCTTCATCGGCCTCAATTCGCTGGTGATGAATTCGGGCCTCGCCTTCGAGGCCGAGCAGTTCGACTGGCTGTCTCAGGAAATCTCGCGCGTGAACGGCAGGCCGGTCGCGCTGTTCCTGCACAAGCCGCTCTTTCTCAACCTGCCCGAGGACGCCGAGACGCCGGAGACGTCGATCCGCTACGTGCCGCAGCCGGTGCGGGCGCGGCTGATCGAGATGTTCGGCAATGTCGACCTGCGTCTTGTCGCCAGCGGCCACGTGCACCAGCGCCGCGACTTCACCTTCCGCCACACCCGCCACGTCTGGGCGCCGTCCGCGGGCTTCGTCATCAACGATCAGCGGCAGGACCGGATCGCGATCAAGGAAGTCGGCCTCGTCGAATACCGCTTCCAGCCCGACAGCCTTGAGGTCCGCCACGTCAGGGCCGCCGGCCAGATCGATGTCGACATCGAGGAGCTGCTCATCCAGATGGGCGGCGGGCACTAG
- a CDS encoding DUF308 domain-containing protein: MTDRNVAADTTDQAQWLKQYYFLRAAFSVAWVIAAFAIAPSSAAIAATLLVAYPAWDAAANYLDALRSGGLNHNRTQGLNLLVSLATTIAVILALQVSMNWVLGIFGAWAILSGLLQLGTAVRRWKRFGAQWAMVLSGGQSALAGGFFIFQAAMPAVPSIANVAGYAAVGAIYFLVSAVWLTVGNWRRSAAV; this comes from the coding sequence ATGACAGATCGTAACGTGGCTGCGGACACGACCGACCAGGCGCAATGGCTGAAACAGTACTATTTCCTGCGTGCCGCGTTTTCGGTCGCTTGGGTCATTGCGGCCTTCGCAATCGCGCCGTCGTCCGCTGCGATCGCAGCGACGTTGCTTGTCGCCTATCCCGCGTGGGACGCTGCCGCCAATTATCTCGACGCGCTCAGGAGCGGCGGCTTGAACCACAACCGCACGCAGGGCCTGAACCTGCTGGTCAGCCTGGCCACTACCATCGCGGTCATCCTGGCCTTGCAGGTCAGCATGAACTGGGTGCTCGGAATCTTCGGGGCCTGGGCGATCCTGTCCGGACTGCTCCAGCTCGGCACGGCCGTGCGGCGCTGGAAGCGCTTCGGCGCGCAATGGGCCATGGTGCTCAGCGGTGGCCAGTCGGCGCTGGCGGGCGGTTTCTTCATCTTTCAGGCCGCAATGCCGGCGGTGCCGTCGATTGCGAATGTCGCAGGCTATGCTGCGGTCGGCGCGATCTACTTCCTGGTCTCGGCGGTCTGGCTCACGGTCGGCAACTGGCGCCGCAGTGCGGCCGTGTGA
- a CDS encoding DHCW motif cupin fold protein has protein sequence MKLPTSPFTVTDWSKVEPTTHPGESGEAKWRTLNIGDLRVRMVEYSPGYLADHWCDRGHVLYVLKGELDSELRDGRKFKLTAGMSYQVSDFGDAAHRSSTATGATLFIVD, from the coding sequence ATGAAACTCCCCACCTCCCCCTTCACCGTCACCGACTGGAGCAAGGTCGAGCCGACCACGCATCCCGGCGAGAGCGGCGAGGCAAAGTGGCGCACGCTCAACATCGGCGATCTCCGCGTGCGGATGGTGGAGTACTCGCCGGGCTATCTCGCCGATCATTGGTGCGACCGCGGCCACGTGCTCTACGTGCTGAAGGGAGAGCTCGACTCTGAGTTGCGCGACGGGCGCAAATTCAAGCTCACGGCGGGGATGAGTTACCAGGTGTCGGATTTCGGCGACGCCGCGCACCGGTCCTCGACGGCCACGGGGGCGACGCTCTTCATCGTCGACTGA
- a CDS encoding cupin domain-containing protein has protein sequence MKVRKFAIADASLERSPGQDGDIFAGNVIDQRHGGPITIGFGRYAPNQRLDETLAVDDVMLVLEGKLSVTSDGSTVTAGPGEIVYMPKGEAVTIRSHEQGAVTAYVTYPHWQEARE, from the coding sequence ATGAAAGTTCGCAAATTTGCCATTGCCGATGCATCGCTCGAACGTTCGCCGGGACAGGACGGCGATATCTTCGCCGGCAATGTGATCGACCAGCGCCACGGCGGACCGATCACCATCGGCTTCGGCCGCTACGCGCCGAACCAGAGACTCGACGAGACGCTCGCAGTCGACGATGTCATGCTCGTGCTGGAAGGAAAGCTCTCGGTCACGAGCGATGGCAGCACCGTTACCGCAGGCCCGGGCGAGATCGTCTACATGCCGAAGGGCGAGGCGGTCACCATCCGCTCGCACGAGCAAGGCGCGGTGACCGCGTACGTCACCTACCCGCATTGGCAGGAGGCGCGCGAGTGA
- a CDS encoding serine hydrolase, with product MSVAPTASQPATAITTDPETLGWMRGFPPSPDRTITFQDGSFRSFPELRWAWSNIRQLVPTVNVWRGAGPASPLPRADHDIGGVASTTMDGRPMTFAKMLEETYTDGIAVLHRGRLIYERYFGALKPHKPHIGMSVTKAFTGVLAGILVSDGRIDPQAPVTNYVPELKPSAFGDARVHEVMDMTTGLAYTEVYTDKNSDVWGLRRANGMAPIPPGYEGPTNIFDFLIAQKKQGEHGKAFAYKTVNTDVLAWIIRRASNMTLSDLLSERIWQPMGAEEDAHYHVDRIGTESGGGGLSTTLRDLARFGETMRNHGRFNGHQIVPSQVVEDIARGGDPEKFKPAGYTTLPGASYRNQWWVTHNEHGAYMARGVHGQGIYIDPKTEMVIARYASHPVAGNAANDPVTLPAYMALAKALMAGG from the coding sequence ATGTCCGTCGCGCCCACCGCCAGCCAACCTGCAACCGCCATCACCACCGACCCCGAAACCCTCGGCTGGATGCGCGGCTTCCCGCCGTCGCCCGACCGCACCATTACCTTCCAGGACGGCTCGTTCCGCAGCTTCCCCGAACTGCGCTGGGCCTGGAGCAACATCCGTCAGCTGGTGCCGACGGTGAATGTCTGGCGCGGAGCTGGACCTGCGTCGCCTTTGCCGCGCGCGGACCATGACATCGGCGGGGTCGCCTCGACAACGATGGACGGCCGGCCCATGACCTTCGCAAAGATGCTGGAGGAGACCTACACCGACGGCATCGCGGTGCTGCATCGGGGCAGGCTGATCTATGAGCGCTATTTCGGCGCGCTGAAGCCGCACAAGCCGCATATCGGAATGTCGGTGACGAAGGCGTTCACCGGCGTGCTCGCAGGGATTCTGGTCAGCGATGGCAGGATCGATCCGCAGGCGCCGGTGACGAACTATGTGCCGGAGCTGAAGCCGAGCGCGTTCGGCGATGCGCGTGTGCACGAGGTCATGGATATGACCACGGGGCTCGCCTACACCGAGGTCTATACCGACAAGAATTCGGACGTGTGGGGCCTTCGGCGCGCCAACGGCATGGCGCCGATCCCGCCGGGCTACGAAGGTCCTACCAACATTTTCGATTTCCTCATCGCGCAGAAGAAGCAGGGCGAGCACGGCAAGGCCTTTGCCTACAAGACCGTCAACACCGACGTGCTGGCGTGGATCATCAGGCGTGCCAGCAACATGACGCTGTCCGACCTCCTGTCCGAGCGCATCTGGCAGCCGATGGGCGCGGAGGAGGATGCGCATTATCACGTCGACCGCATCGGCACCGAGAGCGGCGGCGGCGGCCTCTCCACGACCTTGCGCGATCTCGCCCGCTTCGGCGAGACCATGCGCAATCACGGCCGCTTCAACGGCCACCAGATCGTGCCGTCGCAGGTGGTCGAGGACATCGCGCGCGGCGGCGACCCCGAAAAATTCAAGCCGGCCGGCTACACCACGCTGCCGGGTGCCTCCTACCGCAATCAATGGTGGGTGACCCACAACGAACACGGCGCCTACATGGCGCGCGGCGTCCACGGCCAGGGCATCTACATCGATCCCAAGACCGAGATGGTGATCGCGCGCTACGCCTCGCATCCCGTGGCCGGCAATGCCGCCAACGACCCGGTGACGCTGCCGGCCTACATGGCGCTGGCGAAGGCGCTGATGGCGGGCGGATAG
- a CDS encoding RsmB/NOP family class I SAM-dependent RNA methyltransferase: MTPAARLSAAIELIDTIEKDRVPAAKALKEWGTAHRFAGSGDRAAIAGLVWDVLRRYASSAWLMDSDTARARLIGMLRLERNMDTATMAALFDGSRYAPAPLTEAEQAALASRSLEGAPAAIAGDYPEWLDPHFAKVFGETRAAETAAMASRAPLDLRVNTLKSNRDKVLKALSHLHAKPTPWSATGLRIELSADARNPGIQAEEDFIKGAIEVQDEGSQLAAQFTAAKPGEQVIDLCAGAGGKTLALAALMQGKGRLIATDRDKRQLAPIHERLSRAGVHNADVRTPKGEADPLADIRASADLVVIDAPCTGTGTWRRNPDAKWRMRPGALEIRLRDQAEVLERAVPLVKPGGRIAYITCSVLAEENGEQVRAFVGRHGEFTVVPPEQTASVLWDKAEAFGEAALQSAEGWLMTPRRTGTDGFFVSVLKKSG; the protein is encoded by the coding sequence ATGACCCCCGCTGCCCGGCTGTCCGCAGCCATCGAACTGATCGACACCATCGAAAAGGACCGCGTGCCCGCGGCGAAGGCGTTGAAGGAGTGGGGCACCGCGCACCGCTTCGCCGGCTCGGGCGATCGCGCCGCCATTGCCGGCCTCGTCTGGGACGTGCTGCGCCGCTACGCCTCGAGCGCCTGGCTGATGGATTCCGATACCGCGCGGGCCCGGCTGATCGGCATGCTCCGCCTCGAACGCAACATGGACACGGCCACCATGGCCGCGTTGTTCGACGGCAGCCGGTATGCGCCGGCGCCGCTGACCGAGGCCGAGCAGGCCGCGCTCGCCTCGCGGTCGCTCGAAGGCGCGCCGGCCGCGATCGCCGGCGACTACCCGGAATGGCTCGACCCGCACTTTGCAAAAGTGTTCGGCGAGACCCGCGCCGCGGAAACCGCGGCGATGGCGAGCCGGGCGCCGCTGGACTTGCGCGTCAACACGCTAAAATCCAATCGCGACAAGGTGCTGAAGGCGCTTTCTCATCTTCATGCGAAACCGACGCCCTGGTCCGCAACCGGCCTGCGCATCGAGCTTTCCGCCGATGCGCGCAACCCGGGCATCCAGGCGGAAGAGGATTTCATCAAGGGTGCCATTGAAGTGCAGGATGAGGGATCGCAGCTTGCGGCCCAGTTCACCGCGGCAAAACCCGGCGAGCAGGTGATCGATCTCTGCGCCGGCGCCGGCGGCAAGACGCTGGCGCTCGCCGCCCTGATGCAGGGCAAGGGCCGGCTGATCGCGACCGACCGCGACAAGCGCCAGCTCGCGCCGATCCACGAGCGGCTGTCGCGCGCCGGCGTCCACAACGCCGACGTCCGCACGCCCAAGGGCGAGGCCGATCCGCTGGCCGACATCCGCGCCTCGGCTGATCTCGTCGTGATCGACGCGCCCTGCACGGGAACCGGCACCTGGCGCCGCAACCCCGACGCCAAATGGCGGATGCGGCCGGGCGCGCTGGAGATTCGCCTGCGCGACCAGGCCGAGGTGCTGGAGCGAGCGGTTCCGCTGGTGAAGCCGGGTGGCCGCATCGCCTACATCACCTGCTCGGTGCTGGCGGAAGAGAACGGCGAGCAGGTGAGGGCATTCGTCGGCCGTCATGGCGAGTTCACGGTTGTCCCGCCCGAGCAGACCGCGAGCGTGCTCTGGGACAAGGCGGAAGCCTTTGGCGAGGCCGCGCTGCAATCAGCCGAGGGCTGGCTGATGACGCCGCGGCGGACCGGGACGGATGGGTTTTTCGTTTCGGTGCTGAAGAAGTCGGGCTGA
- a CDS encoding nuclear transport factor 2 family protein — MSQHHQPSTLAALGRTWIEAWNACDLERVLTLYDEAAVMTSDRIPMLGFDASGTVRGKDALRAYWGKALPLLPNLHFSLIDLFISPDSLVVFYENERGKKICEYLRVNEAGLIVQGSANHLTH; from the coding sequence ATGTCACAGCACCATCAGCCATCAACGCTTGCCGCACTCGGCCGGACCTGGATCGAGGCCTGGAATGCGTGCGATCTCGAGCGCGTCCTCACGCTCTACGACGAGGCGGCCGTGATGACCTCGGACCGCATTCCCATGCTGGGGTTCGACGCCAGCGGCACGGTGCGCGGCAAGGATGCGCTTCGCGCCTATTGGGGCAAGGCGCTTCCCCTGCTGCCGAACCTGCATTTCTCGCTGATCGATCTGTTCATCAGCCCGGACAGCCTCGTGGTGTTCTACGAGAACGAGCGGGGCAAGAAGATCTGCGAATATCTGCGGGTGAATGAGGCGGGGCTGATCGTGCAGGGCTCGGCGAATCATTTGACGCATTGA
- a CDS encoding TetR/AcrR family transcriptional regulator, protein MSTVSTTADDILACARALIIAGGYNGFSYADIADVVGIRKPSIHHHFASKVDLVRTLVARYREEAQAGLSALERNVADPAEQLKSYVAYWEACIKDATAPFCVCALLASELPILPEEVAHEVRAHFRSLSSWLAAVMERGKRQGRLHLSGTARVEAEGFLATVHGAMLSARAYGDPKMFGTITRPLLDRLSTRH, encoded by the coding sequence ATGAGCACCGTTTCCACCACTGCCGACGACATTCTTGCCTGTGCCCGCGCGCTGATCATCGCCGGCGGCTACAACGGTTTCAGCTACGCCGACATCGCCGACGTGGTCGGCATCCGCAAGCCGAGCATCCACCACCATTTCGCCAGCAAGGTCGATCTGGTCCGCACCCTCGTGGCGCGCTATCGCGAGGAGGCCCAGGCGGGACTCTCGGCGCTCGAGCGCAATGTCGCTGACCCCGCCGAGCAGCTCAAAAGCTACGTTGCGTATTGGGAGGCATGCATCAAGGACGCGACGGCTCCCTTCTGCGTCTGTGCGCTGCTTGCCAGCGAGCTTCCGATCCTGCCCGAGGAGGTGGCGCACGAAGTCCGCGCGCACTTCCGCTCCTTGTCGTCCTGGCTGGCTGCGGTGATGGAGCGCGGCAAGCGGCAGGGCCGGCTACATCTCTCCGGCACGGCGCGGGTCGAGGCGGAGGGATTCCTGGCAACCGTTCATGGCGCGATGCTGTCGGCGCGGGCTTATGGCGATCCCAAAATGTTCGGCACCATCACCCGGCCGCTGCTGGACCGGCTTTCCACGAGGCACTGA
- a CDS encoding MFS transporter — MTSSNYRWVIVAAGGLLGCVAIGGMFSLPVFLQPITKDTGWSVTGISSAMTIGFLAMAFTSMAWGTLTDRFGPLPVVLTGSTMLALSLFAASHATSLIVFQIVFGLLVGAACAAIFAPMMATVTGWFDTNRGLAVSLVSAGMGMAPMTMSPLAAWLVSGHDWRTSMQIIALVVGAIMIPVSFLVRRPPALAQGPAAPVGEAAGQNEMSMGEALRSPQFLILLATNFFCCATHSGPIIHTVSYAVSCGIPLVAAVTIYSIEGFAGLGGRIAFGLMGDRFGAKRVLVSGLLLQAFGALAYVFAQQLTTFYAVGAIFGFIYAGTMPLYAVLIRENFPLKMMGTVIGGTAMAGSLGMATGPLAGGLIYDAFSSYAWLYIASWAMGLGAFLMAMTFRPFAKPQGEVAPAAA, encoded by the coding sequence ATGACTTCCTCTAACTATCGCTGGGTGATCGTCGCCGCAGGCGGCCTGCTCGGCTGCGTCGCGATCGGCGGCATGTTTTCGCTGCCGGTGTTCCTGCAGCCGATCACCAAGGACACCGGCTGGTCGGTGACCGGCATCTCCAGCGCGATGACGATCGGCTTTCTGGCGATGGCTTTCACCAGCATGGCCTGGGGCACGCTGACGGACCGGTTCGGGCCGCTGCCGGTGGTGCTGACCGGATCGACCATGCTGGCGCTCAGCCTGTTCGCCGCGAGCCACGCCACCTCGCTGATCGTGTTCCAGATCGTATTCGGCCTCCTGGTCGGCGCGGCCTGTGCGGCGATCTTCGCGCCGATGATGGCGACCGTTACCGGCTGGTTCGACACCAATCGCGGCCTTGCCGTGTCGCTGGTCTCGGCCGGCATGGGCATGGCGCCGATGACGATGTCGCCGCTGGCGGCCTGGCTCGTCTCCGGCCACGACTGGCGAACCTCGATGCAGATCATAGCGCTCGTGGTCGGCGCCATCATGATCCCGGTCTCGTTCCTGGTGCGCCGTCCGCCGGCGCTCGCGCAAGGCCCGGCAGCGCCCGTCGGCGAAGCCGCCGGACAAAACGAGATGTCGATGGGCGAAGCGCTGCGCTCGCCGCAATTCCTGATCCTGCTCGCCACCAACTTCTTCTGCTGCGCGACGCATTCCGGCCCGATCATCCACACCGTCAGCTATGCCGTGAGCTGCGGCATCCCGCTGGTCGCGGCGGTGACGATCTACAGCATCGAGGGGTTTGCCGGCCTCGGCGGGCGCATCGCCTTCGGCCTGATGGGCGACCGCTTCGGCGCCAAGCGCGTGCTGGTCTCGGGCCTGCTGCTGCAGGCCTTCGGTGCGCTCGCCTATGTCTTCGCGCAACAGCTCACGACGTTCTATGCGGTCGGCGCCATCTTCGGCTTCATCTATGCCGGCACCATGCCGCTCTACGCCGTGCTCATCCGCGAGAACTTCCCGCTCAAGATGATGGGCACTGTGATCGGCGGCACGGCGATGGCCGGCAGCCTCGGCATGGCGACCGGCCCGCTCGCCGGCGGCCTGATCTACGACGCCTTCTCCAGCTATGCCTGGCTCTACATCGCCTCCTGGGCGATGGGCCTCGGTGCCTTCCTGATGGCGATGACGTTCCGCCCCTTCGCGAAGCCGCAAGGCGAGGTGGCGCCGGCGGCGGCTTGA
- a CDS encoding peptide deformylase, which yields MTIRPIVRYPDRRLAQPARPVTAFDDALRELAQDLLDTMRSAPGIGITAPHIGVPLRVVVLELDAKDGARTYVNPEITWASPEMIMHREGSVSMPGVNDEVQRHARVRISYRDVDGHVQSEEAEGLRAVCHQHEIDQLDGMFWIQRLSRLKRERLVKKYEKMSRSS from the coding sequence ATGACCATTCGCCCGATCGTGCGCTATCCCGATCGCCGGCTCGCGCAGCCGGCCCGCCCCGTCACCGCGTTCGACGATGCCTTGCGCGAGCTCGCGCAGGATCTGCTCGACACGATGCGCTCAGCGCCCGGCATCGGCATCACCGCGCCGCATATCGGCGTGCCCCTGCGCGTCGTGGTGCTGGAGCTCGACGCGAAGGACGGCGCGCGGACCTACGTCAATCCGGAGATCACATGGGCCTCGCCGGAGATGATCATGCATCGCGAAGGCAGCGTCTCGATGCCGGGGGTCAATGACGAAGTGCAGCGCCATGCGCGGGTGCGGATCAGCTACCGGGATGTCGACGGCCATGTGCAAAGCGAGGAAGCGGAGGGCTTGCGCGCCGTGTGCCACCAGCACGAGATCGACCAGCTCGACGGCATGTTCTGGATCCAGCGATTGTCGCGGCTGAAGCGGGAGCGGCTGGTGAAAAAGTATGAGAAGATGTCACGGAGTTCGTAG